From the genome of Triticum aestivum cultivar Chinese Spring chromosome 1A, IWGSC CS RefSeq v2.1, whole genome shotgun sequence:
atacgtgtcgttttcctttctgtcactgggatcgagcaccgcaagattggacccaaagctaagcacttcccccattgcaagaaaaatcaatctagtaggccaaaccaaaatgataattcgaagagacttgcaaagataaaccaataatacataaaagaatttagagaagattcaaatattgtccatatataaacttgatcataaacccacaattcatcggatctcgacaaacacgccgtaaaagaagattacatcgaatagatctcgaagagaatcgaggagaactttgtattgagatccaaagagagagaagaaaccatctagctactagctatggactcaaaggtctgaagtaaactactcacacatcatcggagcgtccatggagttgatgtagaggccctccgtgatcaatgcccctccggcggagctccggaaaaggccccaagatgggatctcttgggtacagaaggttgcggcggtggaaatagggtttcgtggtgctcctgaatgtttgcggggtatatatatatctccctaataataaagcacggattgggtctccgggttcaccgtcgcggcCTTTTTACACAAAGCCCCCCTGAAGTTTTGGATAATTAACCCGAGCTGCAGATCTAAGTTAGTAATAAAGTAAAAATAAGATTCGATTGTTCACGGGACATGGAGGCTGCTTCGCCACAGGGGATCCAACTTCTCGCTTCGCCACCCCAGTCTCCACCTGCCCCAATCTTCAGGCCGTCGTCCCCAACCCACCAGGAGATCGGGGTCGACTTCGTCGCCGGCGACGGCGCCCTCGCGTTCGGCTCCGGCATCAGGGGCCTGAAGATGTTAGGGTCCTTCGAGCTggtcctcctcccgctcctcgcgcTGCTCTTCCCCTCCCCCGCCCCCGCCAGTGTCGCCTCGCTGTGCCCGCTCACGGCGACCTCCAACGCCTCCTCCCACACCTACGCCCGCCCCGTATCCCACCTTCTTCGACGATGTCGTCGACAAGTATGGCTGGGACACCGACGCCCAGGTCCAGGTCTAGCCACTCGACGCCGAGGGCGCGCTCGTCGGCGCCATGCAACGCTACGAGTTCCACGCCCACGCGAGGGGCACCGCGGTCGCGCTGGCGCGGGCCAACCGACGGGGCCGTCGATTGGGGTCGCTCCGACGCCCCCACGGTGGAGGAGGTGGTCGGGCCCGACGGGTTCGACTTCGTCGCCGGCGATGACGCCCTGGCGTTCGGCTCCGGGGTCACGGACCTAAACATGGTAGGGTCGTTGGAGCTGGTGGTCTCCAATGGCGCTGGCGAGGGCCTCGCAGAGCTCGAGTTGCTATCGGTGAGTGCTATTTGACTTTTATCTTTGCTATTGCTTCAAATTTTTTGCTTCTGGTTGCTTGCTATTCTGTTGAAGTTGTGTCACATTTGAGATGAAGCAGTTGCTACCATTGGTGAATGGTCTAGCTGCTGCATACCCCTTTTCTGTTTGTGACTTTGAATTTATTGTGGTTGTTGTAGTGTCTCCTCACTATTTAGTACATATATATCTGGTTTAATTTTTGTTTTGTGTATATTGTATCGACTGGAACTATTTTCTCCTAGATTTGCAGGTAAATTTGTAAGGATATGCAACAAAATTGAACATCAACACCTTCAGTGTGTGAGGTGCGCGTGGATGACCGATATGTGTGAAGTGCGTGAGGATAGCTATATTCACATTCTTCCAATTTCGAGAGAGGAAGATAACTCAGTAGTACTGCCAATTTTGGCACGCAATGTTTGTTTTTCAGATTCACCATGGTTGGTAATGTTGTTTAGTACTGAAAACTTTGTCATGGTTCAATAAATAGGCAGTTAATTTTGTTGTTAGAAAGGCAAAGCAGTGCTACAATAGCATGGTTGATTTTGGTTGCTAGAAGGAAAAGTAGTGCGACAAATTTTAGAACTAGGATGTTGTTTTTCACAGTTCAGTCAAGTATTGCTTATTTGCATTGTACAATCACAATTCTAAGCTTAGGCTTCTTTTAGTTGTGTAGCATTGTAGAACTGGGTCCGTTTTTCCTAGCAGATCAACACATTTGGTTGGATTTAGCTTATTTGATAATGAGCAAACAATAAATGGTGTGAATATATGCGGAGTCGATGGAAAACATTGAAGCCAGTAGTTGTATACCTATTTCGAAAATCAAAATTGGTTAGTAACATTCTACATCATGGTATTACGGTTTACAGTACTAAGCTTGATGCTTTGTATGGTTCTTTAATACTAAGATTAATAATGACGTTGCTGCTTGAGTTACTTTGGATTTAACCTTGTTATGCCAATGACATATATAGGTTTCTCGGTTTGCTGCGCTGCTCTTCACAGTCGTGCAGCTGGCCATCGCCGCTAGGGATTTGTCGTCCAAGGCAGTCAATCCTTTCCTGTAACAGATGGAAATCATCATTTTCTCTCATGT
Proteins encoded in this window:
- the LOC123102198 gene encoding uncharacterized protein, with protein sequence MAGTPTPRSRSSHSTPRARSSAPCNATSSTPTRGAPRSRWRGPTDGAVDWGRSDAPTVEEVVGPDGFDFVAGDDALAFGSGVTDLNMVGSLELVVSNGAGEGLAELELLSICR